A single genomic interval of Polaribacter vadi harbors:
- a CDS encoding TRAP transporter large permease → MSIEIISIIVLFVSFFALLLIKVPVAYSIGISTTLSLLLNIDKLPGITTIAQRMTTGIDSFALLAIPFFVLAGEIMKQGGIANRLINFAKSLVASLPGGLAYVNVLASMLFGAISGSAVAAASAIGSIMTDRMEEEGYPRALSASVNITSSTTGLLIPPSNILIVYALASGGTASVAALFIAGYLPGILLGFAIMGYIAFIAINRRYPKGERSTFSEIWTYFRKAFFSLLLLIVVVGGIVAGIFTATEASVIAVLYAAVLSLVYGDIKVKDFPSILLSSGKTTSVVMFLICTSMAMSWLFSFEGIPEMISSFLLDSLNNKFAIFLAINIILLIVGTFMDMTPAVLIFTPIFLPVVTTLGMDPVHFGIVIVLNLCIGICTPPVGTLLFVGSGVANVSVTKVIKSLVPFLLIMIAVLMLISFIPEISMFLPNLFEL, encoded by the coding sequence ATGAGCATCGAGATAATAAGTATTATCGTTTTATTTGTAAGTTTCTTTGCGCTTTTACTAATAAAAGTGCCAGTTGCATATAGTATTGGAATTTCTACAACATTAAGTCTTTTATTAAATATCGATAAACTGCCAGGAATAACAACGATTGCTCAACGAATGACAACTGGTATTGACAGTTTCGCTCTTTTGGCAATTCCATTTTTTGTTTTGGCAGGAGAAATTATGAAGCAAGGAGGTATTGCAAATCGACTTATTAATTTTGCAAAATCTTTAGTAGCAAGTCTTCCTGGAGGATTAGCGTATGTAAACGTTTTGGCATCAATGCTTTTTGGAGCTATTTCAGGGTCAGCAGTAGCTGCAGCTTCTGCAATAGGTTCTATTATGACAGACAGAATGGAAGAAGAAGGATATCCAAGAGCATTAAGTGCTTCAGTAAACATAACCTCATCAACTACAGGATTATTAATTCCGCCAAGTAATATTTTAATTGTTTATGCATTAGCGAGTGGAGGTACTGCTTCAGTTGCAGCATTATTTATAGCAGGTTATTTACCTGGAATATTACTAGGTTTTGCAATTATGGGCTATATCGCATTTATTGCAATTAATAGACGTTATCCAAAAGGAGAACGTTCAACTTTTTCAGAAATTTGGACCTATTTTAGAAAAGCCTTTTTTAGTTTATTATTACTAATAGTAGTTGTGGGTGGAATTGTAGCAGGAATTTTTACAGCAACAGAAGCTTCTGTAATTGCTGTATTATATGCTGCAGTATTATCTTTAGTTTATGGCGATATCAAAGTAAAAGATTTTCCAAGTATATTATTGTCTAGTGGAAAAACCACTTCAGTAGTTATGTTTCTAATATGTACTTCTATGGCAATGTCTTGGTTGTTTTCTTTTGAAGGAATTCCAGAAATGATCAGTTCATTTTTATTGGATTCTTTAAACAACAAATTTGCCATCTTTTTAGCAATTAACATCATCTTATTGATTGTTGGAACCTTTATGGATATGACACCAGCAGTCTTAATATTCACACCCATATTTTTACCAGTAGTAACAACATTAGGGATGGATCCTGTTCATTTTGGGATTGTAATCGTATTAAACTTATGTATAGGTATCTGTACACCTCCTGTAGGAACTTTATTGTTTGTTGGAAGTGGTGTTGCTAATGTTTCAGTCACAAAAGTAATAAAGTCATTAGTGCCTTTTTTACTAATCATGATAGCTGTACTAATGCTAATTAGTTTTATACCAGAAATCTCAATGTTTTTACCAAATTTATTTGAATTATAA
- a CDS encoding TRAP transporter small permease encodes MITIFALLVLDVLFQVFSRYLMGTSFTWTEEFARFSLIWMTVLGAAYLNAKREHLSMDFLYQKLSLKNKRKASIIIEVFVFLFALIVMVIGGLNLVYTTLHLDQLSGTLRIPLGYVYAVLPFSGFLIMCFSVYHMANIYSNKNNI; translated from the coding sequence ATGATAACTATTTTTGCTTTATTAGTCTTAGACGTTTTATTTCAAGTATTTTCTAGATACCTGATGGGTACTTCTTTCACTTGGACCGAAGAATTTGCAAGGTTTTCTTTAATCTGGATGACTGTTTTAGGTGCAGCATACCTTAATGCAAAAAGAGAGCATTTATCTATGGATTTTTTGTATCAAAAACTATCACTAAAGAATAAAAGAAAAGCCTCAATAATAATTGAAGTATTTGTGTTTCTTTTTGCACTTATAGTAATGGTTATTGGTGGTTTAAATTTAGTTTACACAACATTACACTTAGATCAATTATCTGGAACTTTACGTATTCCTTTAGGTTATGTATATGCTGTATTGCCATTTAGTGGTTTTTTAATCATGTGCTTTTCTGTTTACCACATGGCAAATATTTATTCTAATAAAAACAATATTTAA
- a CDS encoding glycoside hydrolase family 5 protein, with protein sequence MISKNKFILLVSFCLTFNIAFTQKTLDRISVKGNSFINEKNDTIVFRGYNTSDPDKLEKQNQWKKSYFKEIKKWGGNIVRFPVHPSAWTERGKENYLSLLDDGIKWATELQMHVIIDWHSIGNLKTQMYHHDRYDTTLKQTFDFWRTIAVKYGKNKTVAFYELFNEPTMYNNTLGTISWLEWKEMNEEMITIIRANGGEGIPLVAGFNWAYDLTPVKENPINATGIGYVSHPYPQKREQPWEDKWTEDWGFVKQKYPVILTEIGFSHTEDEGSHQPVINDDDTYGDAITNYCDEKEISYVIWVFDAQWAPKLFEDFETYTPSRHGKYFKKKINSYNYNKK encoded by the coding sequence ATGATTTCAAAAAATAAATTTATTCTTTTAGTTAGTTTTTGCTTAACTTTTAATATTGCTTTTACACAAAAAACTTTAGATAGAATCTCTGTAAAAGGCAATAGTTTTATCAATGAAAAAAATGACACAATTGTTTTTAGAGGATATAACACTAGTGATCCTGATAAACTTGAAAAACAAAATCAGTGGAAAAAATCGTACTTTAAAGAAATAAAAAAATGGGGAGGAAACATTGTTCGTTTTCCTGTGCATCCAAGTGCTTGGACAGAAAGAGGGAAAGAAAATTATTTAAGTCTTTTAGATGATGGAATAAAATGGGCAACAGAATTACAAATGCACGTTATTATTGATTGGCATAGTATAGGTAATTTAAAAACCCAAATGTATCATCATGATAGATATGACACAACTCTAAAACAAACATTTGATTTTTGGCGTACAATAGCTGTAAAATATGGTAAAAATAAAACCGTTGCTTTTTACGAATTGTTTAATGAGCCAACAATGTATAACAACACTTTAGGTACAATTTCTTGGCTAGAATGGAAAGAAATGAATGAAGAAATGATTACAATTATTAGAGCAAATGGTGGAGAAGGAATACCTTTAGTTGCTGGTTTTAATTGGGCTTATGATTTAACGCCAGTAAAAGAAAACCCAATAAATGCAACAGGAATTGGATATGTAAGTCATCCTTATCCACAAAAAAGAGAACAACCTTGGGAAGATAAATGGACAGAAGATTGGGGATTTGTAAAACAAAAATATCCTGTAATTCTTACAGAAATAGGGTTTTCTCATACAGAGGATGAAGGTTCTCACCAACCTGTTATTAATGATGATGACACTTATGGAGATGCAATAACTAATTATTGTGATGAAAAGGAAATTTCTTATGTAATTTGGGTTTTTGATGCACAATGGGCGCCAAAATTATTTGAAGATTTTGAAACTTACACACCATCTAGACATGGTAAATATTTTAAAAAGAAAATAAATTCTTATAATTACAACAAAAAGTAA
- the uxaC gene encoding glucuronate isomerase codes for MKKSFINDNFLLENKYAEELYHNYSKQQPIIDYHNHLSPQLIAEDKVFDNLTQVWINGDHYKWRAMRTLGINEKFITGDASDKDKFMKWAKTVPYTMRNPLYHWTHLELARYFDVYDLLNEKSAEKIYEQVSVKVNTKDYSTQNLLRKVNAEYVCTTEDPTDTLEYHQQIRKNNIDIKVGTSFRPDKAILISNDGYNDYINALGKASNLSINSFDDLCDALKNRIDFFDKNGCSVCDHGLDQIYFENFTESEVKAIFKKKREGNNLTQDEALKFQSALLIFLAETYHQYGWVQQFHLGALRNNNARMHRILGPDTGWDSIGDYPQAQKLSAFLNALDSKDKLTKTIIYNLNPADNEVMATMIGNFNDGSVRGKVQFGSGWWFLDQKDGMTKQLNALSNMGLISCFIGMLTDSRSFLSFPRHEYFRRILCNLLGDEIKRGELPKEEMEWIGNMVADISYNNAKNYFKI; via the coding sequence ATGAAGAAAAGTTTTATAAACGATAACTTTTTATTAGAAAATAAGTACGCTGAAGAATTATACCATAATTACTCTAAACAACAACCAATAATAGATTATCATAATCACCTATCTCCACAATTAATTGCAGAAGATAAAGTATTTGATAATTTAACTCAAGTATGGATAAATGGCGACCATTATAAATGGCGTGCAATGCGAACTTTAGGTATCAATGAGAAATTTATTACGGGTGATGCTTCTGATAAAGATAAATTTATGAAATGGGCAAAAACAGTGCCTTACACCATGCGTAACCCTTTGTATCATTGGACACATTTAGAGCTAGCACGTTATTTTGATGTGTATGATTTATTAAATGAGAAATCTGCAGAAAAAATCTACGAACAAGTTTCAGTAAAAGTAAACACAAAAGATTATAGCACACAAAATTTATTACGCAAAGTAAATGCAGAATATGTTTGTACCACTGAAGACCCAACAGATACTTTAGAATATCATCAACAGATTAGAAAAAATAATATTGATATTAAAGTTGGTACCTCTTTTAGACCAGATAAAGCTATTTTAATTTCTAATGATGGTTATAACGACTATATCAATGCTTTAGGGAAAGCCTCAAATTTATCAATAAATAGTTTTGATGATTTATGTGATGCTTTAAAAAATAGAATTGACTTTTTTGATAAAAACGGATGTAGCGTTTGCGACCATGGTTTAGATCAAATTTATTTTGAAAACTTTACAGAAAGTGAAGTAAAAGCGATCTTTAAAAAGAAAAGAGAAGGCAATAATTTAACACAAGATGAAGCTTTAAAATTCCAAAGTGCACTTCTAATATTTTTAGCAGAAACCTATCATCAATATGGTTGGGTGCAACAATTTCATTTAGGAGCTTTAAGAAACAATAATGCACGTATGCATCGTATTTTAGGGCCAGATACAGGTTGGGATTCTATAGGCGATTATCCACAAGCACAAAAATTATCAGCATTTTTAAATGCTTTAGACAGTAAGGATAAATTAACCAAAACAATCATTTATAACTTAAACCCTGCCGATAATGAAGTTATGGCTACTATGATTGGTAACTTTAATGATGGGAGTGTTAGAGGTAAAGTTCAGTTTGGTTCTGGATGGTGGTTTTTAGATCAAAAAGATGGAATGACCAAACAATTAAACGCTTTGTCTAACATGGGTTTAATAAGTTGTTTTATTGGAATGCTAACAGATTCTAGAAGCTTCTTGTCTTTTCCAAGACATGAGTATTTTAGAAGAATCTTATGTAATCTTTTAGGTGATGAAATTAAAAGAGGAGAATTACCAAAAGAAGAAATGGAATGGATTGGTAATATGGTAGCAGATATAAGCTACAATAATGCGAAAAACTATTTTAAAATATAA
- a CDS encoding tagaturonate reductase, with product MQELIEKKKVLNRENANLKVVSPIKIIQFGEGNFLRAFIGYAFQELNKAVNFNAGIAVVQPIDKGLVKMLNDQDGLYTLFMKGVKKGEEIQEIELIDNIVKCVDPYLNFKEYLNLAKEESLEFIISNTTEAGIAYVASDTSEMQPPSSFPAKLTLLLHERFTHFKGDKSKGLTIIPCELINHNSETLREIIITYISDWNLGDDFKTWILESNSFHSTLVDRIVPGYPRAEIEEYNAQLDYKDNLIVSAEAFLLWVIEGGEELKAKLPFEKTKLDVKIVDDMQPFRTRKVRILNGAHTSLIAFSYLYGNKTVKESVDNEFTGGLINQIIFDEIIPTLDFDKDQIEEFAHEILDRFRNPFIKHNISSLALNCISKFKVRVLPSILEYIKIYDKLPTNLTFAFAALIRFYKGTYNGEGLPIDDNKEIVENFVEIWKHNDYTTITNAVLSNEEYWGEDLTKVKNLSNAISFALEEIDTNGVEKGFENFNKKY from the coding sequence ATGCAAGAATTAATAGAAAAAAAGAAAGTTTTAAATAGAGAAAATGCAAATCTAAAAGTAGTTTCTCCTATAAAAATAATTCAATTTGGTGAAGGTAATTTTTTAAGAGCCTTCATTGGTTATGCTTTCCAAGAATTAAATAAAGCAGTAAATTTTAATGCTGGTATTGCTGTAGTTCAGCCAATTGATAAAGGTTTGGTAAAAATGCTAAACGATCAAGATGGCTTGTATACCTTGTTTATGAAAGGTGTTAAAAAAGGTGAAGAAATTCAAGAAATTGAATTGATTGATAACATCGTTAAATGTGTAGATCCGTATTTAAATTTCAAAGAATATTTAAACTTAGCAAAAGAAGAATCTTTAGAATTTATAATTTCTAATACAACTGAAGCAGGTATTGCTTACGTGGCTTCAGACACATCAGAAATGCAACCACCAAGCTCATTTCCTGCAAAATTAACATTGCTTTTACACGAACGTTTTACACATTTTAAAGGCGATAAAAGCAAAGGATTAACCATAATTCCTTGTGAGCTAATCAATCATAATTCAGAAACATTAAGAGAAATCATTATAACATATATTTCTGATTGGAATTTAGGCGATGATTTTAAAACATGGATTTTAGAAAGCAATTCTTTTCATAGCACATTGGTAGATAGGATTGTACCTGGTTATCCAAGAGCAGAAATAGAAGAATACAATGCACAATTAGATTATAAAGATAATTTAATTGTTTCTGCAGAAGCTTTTTTACTGTGGGTTATTGAAGGTGGTGAAGAGTTAAAAGCAAAATTACCATTCGAGAAAACCAAATTAGATGTAAAAATTGTGGACGATATGCAACCCTTTAGAACAAGAAAAGTTCGTATTTTAAATGGTGCACATACTTCATTAATTGCTTTTTCTTATTTATATGGAAATAAAACTGTTAAAGAATCTGTAGATAATGAATTTACAGGAGGTTTAATCAATCAAATTATTTTTGATGAAATTATACCAACATTAGATTTTGATAAAGATCAAATTGAAGAATTTGCTCATGAAATTTTAGACCGTTTTAGAAATCCTTTTATCAAACATAACATATCAAGTTTAGCCTTAAACTGTATTTCTAAATTTAAAGTTAGAGTTTTACCTAGCATTTTAGAATACATTAAAATTTATGATAAACTACCGACAAATTTAACTTTTGCTTTTGCTGCATTAATTCGATTTTATAAAGGCACTTACAATGGAGAAGGTTTGCCTATAGATGATAATAAAGAAATAGTTGAAAATTTTGTAGAAATCTGGAAGCATAACGATTACACTACAATAACTAATGCTGTTTTAAGTAATGAAGAATATTGGGGAGAAGATTTAACTAAGGTTAAAAACCTAAGTAATGCAATTTCTTTTGCTTTAGAAGAAATAGATACAAATGGTGTTGAAAAAGGTTTTGAAAATTTCAACAAAAAATATTAA
- a CDS encoding T9SS type A sorting domain-containing protein, producing MKKNILTLLLFIGTTASIFSQSVNITEAEGWLESGFIKWEPIANAESYNVYFTGEGKTDVKIDTQLIRNYGTYYRADALGLKAGTYTLKVAPVIAGTEQTATISSVINVQAYDRTGFAFSNSRVPGAYKIDGTPKDNAVVLYITQNTKNTISLDVNGANANPCIGLETILEGYKKGSDNRPLIIRLIGQITDLAYMDKGDIVIENNNNIASYITLEGVGDDAVADGWGIRIKNASNVEVRNIATMNCNSDEGDNIGLQQGNDYIWIHNNDFFYGDAGGDADQAKGDGALDCKKSTYVTFSYNHFWDSGKANLLGLSEGTTEGLFITYHHNWFDHSDSRHPRVRFYSAHVYNNYYDGNSKYGVGSTEGSSVFVEANYFRNCKFPMLTSMQGSDVFNTGTQKNDYNNYPTFSKEDGGTIKAFNNFISGANRFIAYGDASSAAFDGTKDFDAYVASTRNETIESTIKSNFGANSYNNFDTNASIMYSYSPDSPENAKDNVIQYSGRIQGGDLKFTFNNASEDTSSSVNSALKALLTNYKTNLVSVQGDGEGSGNGDDGGDSGSTPGDEVHNFTTSGTTSTFYTIAGNLSTSKGDAHYNNLTLTQCLKMESSTSISFATTEESKMILVFNDGFNGTIKLNGEKKDIVNGVLDLIIPAGNYTLTKDVTTNLYYMSVKSTAALNVEKLGLSALVLYPNPVKDYLRLSSPNKISKIQVYNMLGAVVKTIEINTEKIDLSHLKKGTYLIKFYGENSAVNKIIIKE from the coding sequence ATGAAAAAAAATATACTTACTTTATTGTTGTTTATAGGAACAACTGCTTCAATATTTTCACAATCTGTGAATATTACAGAAGCTGAAGGTTGGTTAGAATCTGGATTTATAAAATGGGAACCTATTGCCAACGCAGAAAGTTATAATGTGTATTTTACTGGTGAAGGAAAAACCGATGTTAAAATAGATACACAACTTATTCGTAATTATGGAACCTACTATAGAGCAGATGCCTTAGGATTAAAAGCTGGGACTTATACCTTAAAAGTAGCACCCGTTATTGCTGGAACTGAGCAAACCGCTACAATTTCAAGTGTAATTAACGTACAAGCTTATGATAGAACAGGTTTTGCTTTTTCTAATAGTAGAGTTCCTGGTGCGTATAAAATAGATGGTACTCCAAAAGATAACGCTGTTGTTTTATATATTACACAAAACACGAAAAATACAATTTCTTTAGATGTAAATGGAGCGAATGCAAATCCTTGTATAGGTTTAGAAACTATCTTAGAAGGGTATAAAAAAGGCTCAGACAATAGACCTTTAATTATAAGGTTAATAGGTCAAATAACTGATTTAGCATATATGGATAAAGGTGATATTGTTATAGAAAACAACAATAATATTGCTAGTTATATTACTTTAGAAGGTGTTGGTGATGATGCTGTTGCTGATGGTTGGGGAATTCGTATTAAAAATGCGTCTAATGTAGAAGTTAGAAACATTGCAACTATGAATTGCAATAGCGATGAAGGAGATAATATTGGCCTGCAACAAGGAAATGATTATATCTGGATTCATAACAACGATTTCTTTTATGGTGATGCAGGAGGAGATGCTGATCAAGCAAAAGGCGATGGTGCTTTAGATTGTAAAAAATCAACCTATGTTACATTTTCTTACAACCATTTTTGGGATTCTGGAAAAGCAAATTTATTGGGTTTGAGTGAAGGAACAACAGAAGGTTTATTCATAACATATCATCATAATTGGTTTGATCATTCAGATTCACGTCATCCAAGAGTACGTTTTTATTCTGCACATGTTTATAATAATTATTATGATGGAAACTCTAAATATGGTGTTGGCTCAACAGAAGGTTCCTCTGTATTTGTAGAAGCAAATTATTTTAGAAACTGTAAATTTCCGATGTTAACTTCTATGCAAGGATCTGATGTTTTTAATACAGGAACACAAAAGAATGATTACAATAATTACCCAACTTTTTCAAAAGAAGATGGTGGTACCATCAAAGCTTTTAATAATTTTATTTCTGGAGCAAATAGGTTTATAGCTTATGGTGATGCTAGTTCTGCTGCATTTGATGGTACAAAAGATTTTGATGCCTATGTTGCATCAACAAGAAACGAAACGATTGAGAGTACTATAAAATCTAATTTCGGAGCAAATTCTTACAATAACTTTGATACAAACGCTTCTATAATGTATTCATATAGTCCAGATTCACCAGAAAATGCAAAAGATAATGTGATACAGTATTCTGGAAGAATTCAGGGAGGTGACTTAAAATTTACGTTTAACAATGCTTCTGAAGATACATCATCCTCTGTAAATTCTGCTTTGAAAGCTCTATTAACAAATTACAAAACTAATTTGGTTTCTGTTCAAGGTGATGGAGAAGGTTCTGGAAATGGTGATGATGGAGGAGATTCAGGAAGCACTCCTGGAGATGAAGTACATAATTTTACAACATCTGGAACAACAAGTACTTTTTATACAATTGCAGGAAATTTATCAACTTCTAAAGGTGATGCCCATTATAATAATCTTACGTTAACACAATGTTTAAAAATGGAGTCTAGCACAAGTATTTCATTTGCAACTACTGAAGAAAGTAAAATGATTTTAGTTTTTAACGATGGCTTTAATGGTACTATAAAATTAAATGGAGAGAAAAAAGACATTGTAAATGGAGTGTTAGATCTTATAATACCTGCAGGTAATTATACCCTTACTAAAGATGTTACTACAAATCTTTACTATATGAGTGTAAAATCAACAGCTGCTCTTAATGTTGAAAAGTTAGGGTTATCAGCGTTAGTTTTATATCCAAATCCCGTTAAAGATTATTTAAGACTGTCTTCTCCAAACAAAATAAGTAAAATACAAGTATATAATATGCTTGGTGCAGTGGTTAAAACAATCGAAATAAATACTGAGAAAATAGATTTATCTCATCTTAAAAAAGGAACTTATTTGATCAAATTTTATGGAGAGAATAGTGCTGTAAATAAAATAATTATTAAAGAGTAA
- a CDS encoding TRAP transporter substrate-binding protein produces the protein MRFKFFLLIIMCVSVISCEKSRDTKVLYLAHTLPQTHPVHKGILEFQRLLESKSNGKLKVKIFPDGQLGSERESLELLQIGSVAATKVSASILSNFVPEYNVLGIPYLFKDREHQFSVLEGPIGKSILEKGSKFWLRGLCYYDAGSRSFYTSTKAIRTPGDLKGLKIRVQNNQMAINMVNSMGGAATPMAYGELYAAIQQGVVDGAENNPPSFVSSNHYEISKYYTLDEHSSVPDVLLIGTKYWNKLSKEERVWVQEAADESAQAQKEYWRESVNESMKLIKERGVEVIIPEKSLFAEESKNVVVEFIKEFPEMAPLVNEIKNN, from the coding sequence ATGCGTTTTAAATTTTTTTTATTAATAATTATGTGTGTAAGTGTTATTTCTTGTGAAAAATCAAGAGATACTAAAGTGCTTTATTTAGCGCACACTTTACCCCAAACACACCCAGTGCATAAAGGTATTTTAGAGTTTCAAAGATTATTAGAATCAAAATCAAACGGAAAATTAAAGGTCAAAATTTTTCCTGATGGTCAATTAGGTTCTGAAAGAGAAAGTTTAGAATTATTGCAAATTGGAAGTGTTGCTGCAACTAAAGTGAGTGCATCTATATTGTCTAATTTTGTGCCAGAATACAATGTTTTAGGAATACCCTACTTATTTAAAGATAGAGAACATCAATTTAGTGTTTTAGAGGGACCTATTGGAAAATCAATTTTAGAAAAAGGTTCTAAATTCTGGCTACGTGGATTATGTTATTATGATGCAGGAAGTAGAAGCTTTTACACAAGTACCAAAGCTATTAGAACACCAGGAGATTTAAAAGGACTTAAAATAAGAGTACAAAATAATCAAATGGCAATTAATATGGTAAATTCTATGGGAGGAGCTGCTACACCTATGGCCTATGGAGAATTGTATGCTGCAATTCAACAAGGAGTTGTAGATGGGGCAGAAAATAATCCTCCATCCTTTGTTTCTTCAAATCATTACGAAATAAGCAAATATTACACGCTCGATGAGCATTCTTCTGTACCCGATGTTTTATTGATTGGAACAAAATATTGGAATAAATTATCTAAAGAAGAAAGAGTTTGGGTGCAAGAAGCAGCAGATGAATCTGCACAAGCACAAAAAGAATATTGGAGAGAATCTGTTAATGAATCTATGAAACTAATTAAAGAGAGAGGTGTAGAGGTTATTATTCCAGAAAAATCTTTGTTTGCTGAAGAATCAAAAAATGTTGTTGTAGAATTTATAAAAGAATTTCCAGAGATGGCACCTTTAGTAAATGAAATAAAAAATAATTAA
- a CDS encoding UxaA family hydrolase — protein sequence MQNKIIKVNSSDNVAVALVNLKAGEIVYFEGENITILSDTKSKHKIALQQFDSGDRIIMYSVLVGSANGVIKKGDVLTTENVKHQSEKVFGKTASFSWTAPNVDKWKERTFMGYHREDGQVGTENVWLFFPLVFCENRNIETLKEIFEKELLKQQQSPHQMLLRSLVNNGGLDTTVAETSTKVFNNIDVKFITHPGGCGGIRQDSESLARLLAGYVNNPNVAGATVLSLGCQNLQINIFKDALKAINPDLKKPVLIFEQQQMGTVDNMLSVIIKDSFEAIKKANNIERKPAPLSKLKVGLECGGSDGFSGISANPTLGAVSDLLVALKGTAVLAEFPELCGVEQELVNRCVDDKDGEKFLTLMKAYEKSVIDAGSGFDMNPSPGNIKDGLITDAMKSAGAAKKGGTSPVVSVLDYGEYITEPGLNLLCTPGNDVESTTALVGSGVNMVLFTTGLGTPTGNPIAPIIKVSSNTELAERMPDIIDIETGAVIRGEKSIEEMAEEMLEFMVEVASGNIQTKAKLLNQNDFIPWKRGVSL from the coding sequence ATGCAAAATAAAATAATAAAAGTAAACTCATCAGACAATGTAGCTGTAGCTTTGGTAAATCTAAAAGCTGGAGAAATTGTTTATTTCGAAGGAGAGAATATCACTATTTTATCAGACACAAAATCGAAACATAAAATTGCATTACAGCAATTTGATTCTGGAGATAGAATTATTATGTACAGTGTTTTAGTGGGGTCTGCAAATGGAGTTATTAAAAAAGGAGATGTTTTAACTACGGAAAACGTAAAACATCAAAGTGAAAAAGTATTTGGTAAAACAGCTTCATTTTCATGGACAGCTCCAAATGTTGATAAATGGAAAGAGAGAACTTTTATGGGCTACCATCGTGAAGATGGGCAAGTTGGTACAGAAAATGTTTGGCTATTTTTTCCCTTGGTTTTTTGTGAAAATAGAAACATAGAAACTTTAAAAGAAATCTTTGAGAAAGAACTTTTAAAACAACAACAAAGTCCACATCAAATGCTATTACGTTCTTTAGTGAATAATGGTGGATTAGATACTACAGTTGCAGAAACATCAACCAAAGTTTTTAATAATATTGATGTTAAGTTTATTACACATCCAGGAGGTTGTGGAGGTATTAGACAAGATTCTGAAAGTTTAGCAAGATTGTTAGCAGGTTATGTAAATAACCCTAATGTTGCAGGAGCAACAGTATTAAGTTTAGGTTGTCAAAATTTACAAATAAATATTTTTAAGGATGCTTTAAAAGCTATAAATCCTGATTTGAAAAAACCTGTTCTAATATTTGAGCAGCAACAAATGGGAACTGTGGACAATATGTTATCAGTTATTATAAAAGACTCGTTTGAAGCGATAAAAAAAGCAAATAATATAGAGCGTAAACCAGCTCCTTTATCAAAATTAAAAGTAGGTTTAGAATGTGGTGGTTCTGATGGTTTTTCAGGAATATCTGCAAACCCAACTTTAGGAGCAGTTTCAGATTTGTTAGTTGCATTAAAAGGTACAGCTGTTTTGGCAGAATTTCCAGAATTATGTGGTGTAGAACAAGAATTAGTAAACAGATGTGTAGATGATAAAGATGGAGAAAAATTTTTAACTTTAATGAAAGCTTATGAAAAATCTGTGATTGATGCTGGTTCTGGTTTTGACATGAATCCATCACCAGGAAATATTAAAGATGGCTTAATAACGGATGCAATGAAATCTGCAGGAGCAGCTAAAAAAGGAGGAACATCTCCAGTTGTTAGTGTTTTAGATTATGGAGAATACATTACAGAACCAGGTTTAAACTTATTATGTACACCTGGAAATGATGTAGAAAGCACAACTGCATTAGTTGGTTCTGGTGTAAATATGGTATTATTTACCACAGGTTTGGGTACGCCAACAGGAAACCCAATTGCGCCCATTATAAAAGTTTCTTCTAATACAGAACTTGCAGAAAGAATGCCTGATATTATTGACATTGAAACAGGTGCAGTAATTCGTGGTGAAAAGTCAATTGAAGAAATGGCTGAAGAAATGTTAGAGTTTATGGTTGAAGTTGCAAGTGGAAACATACAAACCAAAGCAAAACTGTTAAATCAAAATGATTTTATTCCTTGGAAAAGAGGTGTATCACTTTAA